Proteins found in one Bombus terrestris chromosome 1, iyBomTerr1.2, whole genome shotgun sequence genomic segment:
- the LOC100643273 gene encoding SEC23-interacting protein isoform X1, with protein MSGKSRKVKNPLLSAAGEGFPFENYTENAFLMPVTPATPAVLRDAVEPNNLVGQEPASLQNSTTSATAADADSEFTPIPLHPEESKNPPTSQPTKQGYLTSILSSLPNLSLSSITGDNSTSQANQGIEKAIGVQNTNPYVPSHDRNSLRDTSPPVVANFHDPRRTNFAGSVEVNSGISGSLSAPPQPTVPPTLPSSTNGSISYRLGNQRRLKYAPPPDLTSNASKQYSAPVTQLLTISNIATPNIFNPNESIAPVPSYQPVETSISTNSPSLQRSTPEYLSQANSLQESFRSSPVAATVPYSSTGTSRSITPQNQNSGSETVPVVDRPNVPLSSARTIPLQVPDPITPQNTPANVSYYAFDAYAGQRDFPPKTVNLEKEPVVTKSQTDSPLPVLKDSTVRPSAEAKPSVTFAPVSAVQVSEKLEHLLAERKEDSPDLPTETSTKVEESEKQCEITESFDDVNLTSAEDKYDLPKSDALSNAFVRQEASEAIQPTIPSQEVHTDLEKFDAPQSHGVPSNVQPPQQYYQPQSFASSGDFFVGKLPDQRLSSSVAVASVASTFPGPSNNFAQSASSFFATPKEDTSSFPTFQYKEHSTNASVDVFYSGNDLQQVSFGSSIDSSFASPSIPAAQSPWDGNQTSQTVIATCNASAQQPQQPLFYNPAQFQELPQYTPASHLYGPPVQNITTNHAQHYFNNFAGPAQTYDITSGIGIEFPTTPPVTATVPEPTGSATLNPVQMSVNPLGGRDNIDGFPNIQNLVADSMDKRMQYREVYHHWFYRKKVEHKVLWLPFSMQDSLRLEDVHNSSEITPETTVATDGGRYDVDILRRQRSPVYWNGESTEVRRCSWFFKGPTESKYVPYDESIAAKLEEEYKQACLSNNWNRRIDLNSGEYIIFHSATVQAHYLTATSPELAASWGNSAGSEDSAYLQGAGSRPKVIKRGLDEFHIEDGEPEKVDHLLFIVHGIGSVCDLKFRTVEEVVDEFRSISLQLVQSHYRTASEQRIVNRIEVLPISWHTTLHSEDTGIDKKLQAITLESIPKLRHFTNDTLLDILFYTSPVYCQTITETVGNEINRLAALFKKRNPDFDGGIYLGGHSLGSLILFDLLCHQNPLSDDTSCDDSETNEEQNRENIDPSKLSDHVAKRRLSKKISYVVGSAGTGQPYIHYTQLHFHPRAFFALGSPIGMFVTVRGIDMLGEDFVLPTCPAFFNIFHPFDPVAYRVEALINPDAPKYRPMLIPHHKGRKRMHLELKETMARVGADLKQRLLDSVRSTWNSVYQLAVFHRSDNNTLEREIDKVMEEQLQQTVSDQQTNDDIDVELKVGNLNGGRRIDYVLQEAPFEYINEYIFALTSHVCYWESEDTMLMILKEIYGSVGIQTDAQLPQQTLCVERLSPSPTLSSSSKCDGIPPMARVIGMNPTTPISEKPVSPPPKSGFVKKS; from the exons CTGTTGAACCGAACAACCTCGTAGGTCAGGAGCCGGCGAGTTTACAGAATTCAACGACATCGGCAACTGCAGCCGATGCGGATAGTGAATTCACGCCAATACCCTTGCATCCTGAAGAAAGCAAGAATCCACCAACGAGTCAGCCAACGAAACAAGGCTACCTCACCTCCATTCTTTCCTCTTTGCCGAATTTATCATTGTCATCGATTACCGGCGACAATTCGACATCTCAGGCGAATCAAGGAATCGAGAAAGCAATCGGTGTACAGAATACAAATCCTTATGTGCCTTCGCATGATCGTAACTCATTGAGGGATACGTCACCTCCTGTAGTCGCCAATTTTCACGATCCCCGACGCACGAATTTTGCAGGATCCGTCGAAGTTAATTCTGGAATTAGCGGAAGTTTGTCAGCCCCGCCACAACCGACGGTGCCACCTACGCTTCCTTCGTCAACAAATG gATCCATTTCATATCGGCTTGGCAATCAAAGACGTCTTAAATACGCACCGCCGCCTGATTTAACATCAAACGCGTCCAAACAATATTCCGCCCCGGTAACTCAGCTGTTAACCATATCGAATATCGCAACACCTAATATATTCAATCCAAACGAATCTATCGCGCCAGTTCCAAGTTACCAACCCGTTGAAACGTCGATTTCCACCAATTCACCGTCGTTACAACGTTCCACGCCGGAATATCTGTCACAGGCCAACTCTTTGCAAGAGTCTTTTAGGTCCAGTCCAGTGGCAGCAACAGTTCCTTACAGCTCTACCGGCACTTCGCGAAGTATAACGCCTCAAAATCAAAATTCGGGTTCCGAAACTGTTCCTGTCGTCGACAGACCAAACGTTCCTCTGTCGTCTGCCCGGACAATTCCTCTGCAAGTTCCGGATCCGATTACTCCACAGAATACTCCGGCCAACGTTTCTTACTACGCGTTTGACGCATACGCTGGTCAACGAGATTTCCCCCCGAAGACGGTCAACTTAGAAAAAGAACCGGTGGTAACGAAGAGTCAAACAGACTCGCCTTTGCCAGTTTTGAAGGATAGTACTGTGAGACCTAGCGCGGAGGCGAAACCTTCTGTAACCTTTGCGCCAGTGTCTGCGGTTCAAGTTTCGGAGAAGTTGGAACACTTGCTTGCCGAACGAAAGGAAGATTCACCAGATTTACCCACCGAGACGTCAACGAAAGTCGAGGAAAGTGAAAAACAGTGTGAAATCACTGAGAGTTTCGACGATGTAAATTTAACTAGTGCTGAGGACAAGTACGATTTACCGAAATCTGACGCGTTGAGTAATGCGTTTGTAAGACAGGAGGCTTCAGAGGCGATACAGCCAACGATACCTTCGCAGGAAGTGCACACAGATCTCGAAAAGTTCGATGCACCGCAGAGTCATGGTGTTCCATCGAACGTGCAACCCCCACAACAATATTATCAACCCCAGTCTTTCGCATCAAGTGGTGACTTCTTTGTGGGAAAGCTGCCAGACCAGAGGTTGAGTTCTTCTGTAGCGGTTGCTTCAGTCGCCAGCACATTCCCCGGTCCCTCAAACAATTTCGCACAATCTGCGAGCTCATTCTTCGCTACACCGAAGGAGGATACCAGCTCGTTTCCTACTTTCCAGTACAAAGAACATAGCACGAATGCCTCTGTAGACGTATTTTATTCAGGAAACGATTTGCAACAAGTGTCGTTTGGTAGTTCGATCGATTCCAGTTTCGCTAGTCCTTCGATACCCGCAGCTCAGTCGCCGTGGGACGGTAATCAAACTTCTCAGACTGTGATTGCAACATGTAACGCGTCTGCTCAACAACCGCAACAGCCTTTGTTTTACAATCCCGCACAATTTCAAGAATTACCGCAATACACACCTGCAAGCCACTTGTACGGGCCACCAGTGCAAAATATAACAACGAATCACGCTCAACactatttcaataatttcgctGGACCAGCGCAAACGTACGATATAACGAGTGGAATTGGCATCGAATTTCCTACTACGCCTCCTGTGACGGCAACCGTACCTGAACCCACAGGTTCGGCTACGCTGAATCCAGTTCAGATGTCAGTTAACCCATTGGGTGGACGCGACAATATTGACGGTTTTCCTAATATTCAGAACTTG GTTGCTGACTCTATGGATAAACGCATGCAGTACAGAGAAGTGTACCACCATTGGTTTTATCGCAAGAAGGTGGAACACAAAGTGCTATGGCTTCCGTTCTCCATGCAAGACAGCTTGCGTTTAGAAGACGTTCACAACTCCAGCGAAATCACTCCTGAAACGACAGTTGCTACTGACGGAGGTCGTTACGACGTGGACATTTTACGTCGTCAGAGATCCCCTGTTTATTGGAATGGAGAATCGACGGAAGTGAGACGATGTTCTTGGTTCTTCAAAGGACCAACCGAGTCAAAATACGTTCCTTACGACGAAAGCATTGCTGCCAAACTCGAGGAAGAGTACAAACAAGCATGTCTGTCGAACAATTGGAACCGAAGGATCGACTTGAACAGCGGAGAATACATCATCTTTCACAGTGCCACAGTTCAGGCCCATTATTTGACAGCTACATCACCAGAATTGGCAGCTTCGTGGGGCAATAGCGCg GGCTCAGAGGACAGTGCATATTTACAGGGTGCTGGTAGTAGGCCTAAGGTGATAAAAAGAGGCCTTGACGAGTTCCACATCGAAGATGGCGAGCCTGAGAAAGTGGATCATCTTCTGTTCATCGTTCATGGCATTGGGAGCGTTTGTGACTTGAAATTCCGAACCGTGGAAGAAGTTG TCGACGAATTTCGAAGTATTTCGCTGCAGTTAGTCCAGTCACATTATCGAACCGCCAGTGAACAGAGAATCGTGAATAGAATAGAAGTTTTACCAATCTCGTGGCACACGACACTTCATTCCGAGGATACTGGGatcgataaaaaattacaaGCGATCACTTTGGAGAGTATACCGAAATTACGACATTTCACCAATGACACGTTGCTCGACATACTTTTCTATACTAGTCCCGTATATTGTCAAACCATCACAGAGACGGttggaaatgaaataaacagATTAGCCGCTCTTTTCAAAAAACGTAACCCGGATTTCGATGGTGGAATATATCTGGGTGGCCATTCTTTAGgtagtttaattttatttgatcTGCTGTGCCATCAGAACCCGCTGTCGGATGATACATCGTGCGATGACAGTGAAACTAACGAAGAGCAA AATCGAGAAAATATCGATCCCTCTAAATTATCCGATCATGTAGCGAAACGACGTCTCAGTAAAAAGATAAGCTACGTAGTAGGTTCTGCCGGAACGGGTCAGCCTTATATACACTATACACAGTTACATTTTCACCCACGTGCCTTTTTCGCTCTCGGTAGTCCAATTGGTATGTTCGTGACAGTTCGTGGCATTGATATGCTCGGGGAAGACTTTGTATTACCAACGTGCCCCGCCTTTTTCAACATATTTCACCCGTTCGACCCAGTAGCTTATAGAGTCGAAGCACTCATTAATCCAGATGCTCCTAAATATCGACCAATGTTGATTCCCCATCATAAGGGACGTAAGAGAATGCATTTAG AATTAAAGGAAACAATGGCACGAGTCGGCGCGGATCTGAAGCAGAGGCTACTGGATTCCGTAAGAAGTACATGGAATTCTGTCTATCAGTTGGCGGTGTTTCACAGATCAGATAATAACACACTCGAGCGTGAAATAGATAAAGTTATGGAAGAACAGTTGCAACAAACAGTTTCGGATCAACAAACTAACGACGACATCGATGTTGAGCTTAAAGTGGGCAACCTAAATGGTGGGCGAAGAATAGATTACGTCCTTCAAGAAGCTCCGTTCGAGTACATTAACGAGTACATTTTTGCATTGACAAGTCACGTCTGTTACTG GGAGTCTGAAGATACTATGCTGATGattttaaaggaaatatatggCTCCGTTGGCATTCAGACAGACGCACAACTTCCACAGCAAACGTTGTGCGTAGAACGGCTGTCCCCATCGCCAACCTTGTCGTCATCCTCTAAATGTGACGGGATACCGCCTATGGCACGTGTCATTGGAATGAATCCTACTACACCTATATCTGAGAAACCTGTTAGTCCACCGCCTAAAAGTGGATTTGTTAAAAAGTCATGA
- the LOC100643273 gene encoding SEC23-interacting protein isoform X2: MSGKSRKVKNPLLSAAGEGFPFENYTENAFLMPVTPATPAVLRDAVEPNNLVGQEPASLQNSTTSATAADADSEFTPIPLHPEESKNPPTSQPTKQGYLTSILSSLPNLSLSSITGDNSTSQANQGIEKAIGVQNTNPYVPSHDRNSLRDTSPPVVANFHDPRRTNFAGSVEVNSGISGSLSAPPQPTVPPTLPSSTNGSISYRLGNQRRLKYAPPPDLTSNASKQYSAPVTQLLTISNIATPNIFNPNESIAPVPSYQPVETSISTNSPSLQRSTPEYLSQANSLQESFRSSPVAATVPYSSTGTSRSITPQNQNSGSETVPVVDRPNVPLSSARTIPLQVPDPITPQNTPANVSYYAFDAYAGQRDFPPKTVNLEKEPVVTKSQTDSPLPVLKDSTVRPSAEAKPSVTFAPVSAVQVSEKLEHLLAERKEDSPDLPTETSTKVEESEKQCEITESFDDVNLTSAEDKYDLPKSDALSNAFVRQEASEAIQPTIPSQEVHTDLEKFDAPQSHGVPSNVQPPQQYYQPQSFASSGDFFVGKLPDQRLSSSVAVASVASTFPGPSNNFAQSASSFFATPKEDTSSFPTFQYKEHSTNASVDVFYSGNDLQQVSFGSSIDSSFASPSIPAAQSPWDGNQTSQTVIATCNASAQQPQQPLFYNPAQFQELPQYTPASHLYGPPVQNITTNHAQHYFNNFAGPAQTYDITSGIGIEFPTTPPVTATVPEPTGSATLNPVQMSVNPLGGRDNIDGFPNIQNLVADSMDKRMQYREVYHHWFYRKKVEHKVLWLPFSMQDSLRLEDVHNSSEITPETTVATDGGRYDVDILRRQRSPVYWNGESTEVRRCSWFFKGPTESKYVPYDESIAAKLEEEYKQACLSNNWNRRIDLNSGEYIIFHSATVQAHYLTATSPELAASWGNSAGAGSRPKVIKRGLDEFHIEDGEPEKVDHLLFIVHGIGSVCDLKFRTVEEVVDEFRSISLQLVQSHYRTASEQRIVNRIEVLPISWHTTLHSEDTGIDKKLQAITLESIPKLRHFTNDTLLDILFYTSPVYCQTITETVGNEINRLAALFKKRNPDFDGGIYLGGHSLGSLILFDLLCHQNPLSDDTSCDDSETNEEQNRENIDPSKLSDHVAKRRLSKKISYVVGSAGTGQPYIHYTQLHFHPRAFFALGSPIGMFVTVRGIDMLGEDFVLPTCPAFFNIFHPFDPVAYRVEALINPDAPKYRPMLIPHHKGRKRMHLELKETMARVGADLKQRLLDSVRSTWNSVYQLAVFHRSDNNTLEREIDKVMEEQLQQTVSDQQTNDDIDVELKVGNLNGGRRIDYVLQEAPFEYINEYIFALTSHVCYWESEDTMLMILKEIYGSVGIQTDAQLPQQTLCVERLSPSPTLSSSSKCDGIPPMARVIGMNPTTPISEKPVSPPPKSGFVKKS, translated from the exons CTGTTGAACCGAACAACCTCGTAGGTCAGGAGCCGGCGAGTTTACAGAATTCAACGACATCGGCAACTGCAGCCGATGCGGATAGTGAATTCACGCCAATACCCTTGCATCCTGAAGAAAGCAAGAATCCACCAACGAGTCAGCCAACGAAACAAGGCTACCTCACCTCCATTCTTTCCTCTTTGCCGAATTTATCATTGTCATCGATTACCGGCGACAATTCGACATCTCAGGCGAATCAAGGAATCGAGAAAGCAATCGGTGTACAGAATACAAATCCTTATGTGCCTTCGCATGATCGTAACTCATTGAGGGATACGTCACCTCCTGTAGTCGCCAATTTTCACGATCCCCGACGCACGAATTTTGCAGGATCCGTCGAAGTTAATTCTGGAATTAGCGGAAGTTTGTCAGCCCCGCCACAACCGACGGTGCCACCTACGCTTCCTTCGTCAACAAATG gATCCATTTCATATCGGCTTGGCAATCAAAGACGTCTTAAATACGCACCGCCGCCTGATTTAACATCAAACGCGTCCAAACAATATTCCGCCCCGGTAACTCAGCTGTTAACCATATCGAATATCGCAACACCTAATATATTCAATCCAAACGAATCTATCGCGCCAGTTCCAAGTTACCAACCCGTTGAAACGTCGATTTCCACCAATTCACCGTCGTTACAACGTTCCACGCCGGAATATCTGTCACAGGCCAACTCTTTGCAAGAGTCTTTTAGGTCCAGTCCAGTGGCAGCAACAGTTCCTTACAGCTCTACCGGCACTTCGCGAAGTATAACGCCTCAAAATCAAAATTCGGGTTCCGAAACTGTTCCTGTCGTCGACAGACCAAACGTTCCTCTGTCGTCTGCCCGGACAATTCCTCTGCAAGTTCCGGATCCGATTACTCCACAGAATACTCCGGCCAACGTTTCTTACTACGCGTTTGACGCATACGCTGGTCAACGAGATTTCCCCCCGAAGACGGTCAACTTAGAAAAAGAACCGGTGGTAACGAAGAGTCAAACAGACTCGCCTTTGCCAGTTTTGAAGGATAGTACTGTGAGACCTAGCGCGGAGGCGAAACCTTCTGTAACCTTTGCGCCAGTGTCTGCGGTTCAAGTTTCGGAGAAGTTGGAACACTTGCTTGCCGAACGAAAGGAAGATTCACCAGATTTACCCACCGAGACGTCAACGAAAGTCGAGGAAAGTGAAAAACAGTGTGAAATCACTGAGAGTTTCGACGATGTAAATTTAACTAGTGCTGAGGACAAGTACGATTTACCGAAATCTGACGCGTTGAGTAATGCGTTTGTAAGACAGGAGGCTTCAGAGGCGATACAGCCAACGATACCTTCGCAGGAAGTGCACACAGATCTCGAAAAGTTCGATGCACCGCAGAGTCATGGTGTTCCATCGAACGTGCAACCCCCACAACAATATTATCAACCCCAGTCTTTCGCATCAAGTGGTGACTTCTTTGTGGGAAAGCTGCCAGACCAGAGGTTGAGTTCTTCTGTAGCGGTTGCTTCAGTCGCCAGCACATTCCCCGGTCCCTCAAACAATTTCGCACAATCTGCGAGCTCATTCTTCGCTACACCGAAGGAGGATACCAGCTCGTTTCCTACTTTCCAGTACAAAGAACATAGCACGAATGCCTCTGTAGACGTATTTTATTCAGGAAACGATTTGCAACAAGTGTCGTTTGGTAGTTCGATCGATTCCAGTTTCGCTAGTCCTTCGATACCCGCAGCTCAGTCGCCGTGGGACGGTAATCAAACTTCTCAGACTGTGATTGCAACATGTAACGCGTCTGCTCAACAACCGCAACAGCCTTTGTTTTACAATCCCGCACAATTTCAAGAATTACCGCAATACACACCTGCAAGCCACTTGTACGGGCCACCAGTGCAAAATATAACAACGAATCACGCTCAACactatttcaataatttcgctGGACCAGCGCAAACGTACGATATAACGAGTGGAATTGGCATCGAATTTCCTACTACGCCTCCTGTGACGGCAACCGTACCTGAACCCACAGGTTCGGCTACGCTGAATCCAGTTCAGATGTCAGTTAACCCATTGGGTGGACGCGACAATATTGACGGTTTTCCTAATATTCAGAACTTG GTTGCTGACTCTATGGATAAACGCATGCAGTACAGAGAAGTGTACCACCATTGGTTTTATCGCAAGAAGGTGGAACACAAAGTGCTATGGCTTCCGTTCTCCATGCAAGACAGCTTGCGTTTAGAAGACGTTCACAACTCCAGCGAAATCACTCCTGAAACGACAGTTGCTACTGACGGAGGTCGTTACGACGTGGACATTTTACGTCGTCAGAGATCCCCTGTTTATTGGAATGGAGAATCGACGGAAGTGAGACGATGTTCTTGGTTCTTCAAAGGACCAACCGAGTCAAAATACGTTCCTTACGACGAAAGCATTGCTGCCAAACTCGAGGAAGAGTACAAACAAGCATGTCTGTCGAACAATTGGAACCGAAGGATCGACTTGAACAGCGGAGAATACATCATCTTTCACAGTGCCACAGTTCAGGCCCATTATTTGACAGCTACATCACCAGAATTGGCAGCTTCGTGGGGCAATAGCGCg GGTGCTGGTAGTAGGCCTAAGGTGATAAAAAGAGGCCTTGACGAGTTCCACATCGAAGATGGCGAGCCTGAGAAAGTGGATCATCTTCTGTTCATCGTTCATGGCATTGGGAGCGTTTGTGACTTGAAATTCCGAACCGTGGAAGAAGTTG TCGACGAATTTCGAAGTATTTCGCTGCAGTTAGTCCAGTCACATTATCGAACCGCCAGTGAACAGAGAATCGTGAATAGAATAGAAGTTTTACCAATCTCGTGGCACACGACACTTCATTCCGAGGATACTGGGatcgataaaaaattacaaGCGATCACTTTGGAGAGTATACCGAAATTACGACATTTCACCAATGACACGTTGCTCGACATACTTTTCTATACTAGTCCCGTATATTGTCAAACCATCACAGAGACGGttggaaatgaaataaacagATTAGCCGCTCTTTTCAAAAAACGTAACCCGGATTTCGATGGTGGAATATATCTGGGTGGCCATTCTTTAGgtagtttaattttatttgatcTGCTGTGCCATCAGAACCCGCTGTCGGATGATACATCGTGCGATGACAGTGAAACTAACGAAGAGCAA AATCGAGAAAATATCGATCCCTCTAAATTATCCGATCATGTAGCGAAACGACGTCTCAGTAAAAAGATAAGCTACGTAGTAGGTTCTGCCGGAACGGGTCAGCCTTATATACACTATACACAGTTACATTTTCACCCACGTGCCTTTTTCGCTCTCGGTAGTCCAATTGGTATGTTCGTGACAGTTCGTGGCATTGATATGCTCGGGGAAGACTTTGTATTACCAACGTGCCCCGCCTTTTTCAACATATTTCACCCGTTCGACCCAGTAGCTTATAGAGTCGAAGCACTCATTAATCCAGATGCTCCTAAATATCGACCAATGTTGATTCCCCATCATAAGGGACGTAAGAGAATGCATTTAG AATTAAAGGAAACAATGGCACGAGTCGGCGCGGATCTGAAGCAGAGGCTACTGGATTCCGTAAGAAGTACATGGAATTCTGTCTATCAGTTGGCGGTGTTTCACAGATCAGATAATAACACACTCGAGCGTGAAATAGATAAAGTTATGGAAGAACAGTTGCAACAAACAGTTTCGGATCAACAAACTAACGACGACATCGATGTTGAGCTTAAAGTGGGCAACCTAAATGGTGGGCGAAGAATAGATTACGTCCTTCAAGAAGCTCCGTTCGAGTACATTAACGAGTACATTTTTGCATTGACAAGTCACGTCTGTTACTG GGAGTCTGAAGATACTATGCTGATGattttaaaggaaatatatggCTCCGTTGGCATTCAGACAGACGCACAACTTCCACAGCAAACGTTGTGCGTAGAACGGCTGTCCCCATCGCCAACCTTGTCGTCATCCTCTAAATGTGACGGGATACCGCCTATGGCACGTGTCATTGGAATGAATCCTACTACACCTATATCTGAGAAACCTGTTAGTCCACCGCCTAAAAGTGGATTTGTTAAAAAGTCATGA